A genomic window from Geotrypetes seraphini chromosome 18, aGeoSer1.1, whole genome shotgun sequence includes:
- the LOC117351619 gene encoding ubiquitin-like protein FUBI produces the protein MQLFVHAQSLHTLEVSGQETVAQLKACVESLEGLAAEDQVLLLGGTPLEDKSTLEQCGISALATLEVAGRMLGGKVHGSLARAGKVRGQTSKVAKQEKKKKKKTGCAKRRMQYNRRFVNVVPTFGKKKGPNANS, from the coding sequence ATGCAGCTGTTTGTGCATGCACAGAGCCTGCACACCCTTGAGGTGTCTGGACAGGAAACTGTAGCCCAGTTAAAGGCTTGCGTTGAGTCTCTTGAGGGCCTTGCTGCTGAAGACCAGGTGCTGTTGCTGGGCGGAACACCCTTAGAAGATAAGTCAACTCTTGAGCAATGTGGCATCAGCGCACTAGCCACCCTGGAAGTTGCTGGCCGTATGCTGGGAGGTAAAGTTCATGGGTCTTTAGCCCGTGCTGGGAAAGTCAGAGGTCAGACTTCCAAAGTTGCCAagcaggagaagaagaagaaaaagaagacagGGTGTGCCAAGCGGCGCATGCAGTACAACCGTCGCTTTGTCAATGTGGTTCCAACCTTTGGCAAAAAGAAGGGGCCCAATGCTAACTCTTAA